Proteins found in one Seonamhaeicola sp. S2-3 genomic segment:
- a CDS encoding MauE/DoxX family redox-associated membrane protein: MGRIKFDHQAITKCIVLLYVLLFTYAATSKLFDMEQFRGQLGRFPFISDYADLLAWGIPTLELFIVTLYLLPKTTLTALYTSLGLMVAFTVYIALVLSFSEHMPCACGGVLSQMGWTEHLVFNLVFVLLAIIGIHLKHQQK; this comes from the coding sequence ATGGGCCGCATAAAATTTGACCACCAAGCCATTACAAAATGTATCGTTCTGCTTTACGTGCTGCTGTTCACCTATGCCGCAACGTCCAAGCTATTCGATATGGAACAGTTCAGGGGGCAATTGGGGCGCTTTCCGTTCATTTCTGACTATGCCGATTTATTGGCGTGGGGCATCCCGACCTTAGAATTATTCATTGTAACACTTTATCTGCTTCCGAAAACTACCTTGACGGCACTCTATACCAGTTTGGGATTGATGGTGGCCTTTACGGTATATATCGCCTTGGTGCTGAGTTTCAGCGAACACATGCCCTGTGCCTGTGGCGGGGTGCTGTCACAAATGGGCTGGACGGAACATTTGGTGTTCAATCTGGTGTTTGTGCTTTTGGCCATCATAGGAATTCATTTAAAACACCAACAAAAATAA
- a CDS encoding helix-turn-helix domain-containing protein has product MGKKSKKKRMQQINRMLLEMASGNFFYRLERSSRNDTTEVLMVTLNMLAEEIEAFIKHQGYVNTDSSIVHMVQMSFVLDHNGMVAMANQEGCNLLSMLQSDIVGRLFEDLLTETSKSKWKQKWTNLQKKSFYDTRIELHFKTVSKLTIPKVCYITTFETGHKPRQTLITAIHQTNSQELIEKRLKGQVVGHSKNKEALGKNTPQKAKPRLSFEDVHKIRKGHDIILNNLDSELPSLKEFALQLGTNEFKLKYGFKELYGITVHRFLLRERLRKAKMMIQFSDQSIKAIAHMTGFKSTAHFSRSFKKHYGYTPSELQKKAFGKDK; this is encoded by the coding sequence ATGGGCAAAAAGAGCAAAAAGAAACGGATGCAGCAGATCAACCGGATGCTATTGGAAATGGCTTCGGGCAACTTCTTTTACCGCTTGGAGCGCAGTTCAAGGAACGATACGACGGAGGTCCTGATGGTGACCCTGAACATGTTGGCTGAGGAAATAGAGGCTTTCATAAAGCACCAAGGCTATGTGAACACGGACAGTAGTATCGTGCACATGGTACAGATGAGCTTCGTTCTGGACCACAATGGTATGGTGGCCATGGCCAATCAAGAGGGCTGCAACCTCCTGTCGATGCTCCAGTCCGATATTGTCGGCAGACTGTTCGAAGATCTGCTCACGGAAACTTCAAAAAGCAAGTGGAAACAAAAATGGACGAACCTGCAAAAGAAATCGTTTTATGATACAAGAATCGAACTCCATTTTAAAACGGTTAGTAAACTGACCATCCCGAAGGTCTGTTACATTACCACTTTTGAAACAGGACACAAACCCAGGCAGACCTTGATAACCGCCATTCACCAGACCAATAGCCAAGAACTCATCGAAAAGCGCCTGAAAGGGCAGGTGGTCGGGCATTCCAAGAATAAGGAGGCACTGGGCAAAAACACGCCCCAAAAGGCCAAGCCACGCCTGAGCTTTGAGGATGTGCATAAGATACGCAAGGGGCACGATATTATCCTGAACAATCTGGACAGCGAGCTCCCGTCGCTGAAGGAGTTCGCACTACAGCTTGGTACCAACGAATTCAAGCTGAAATACGGTTTCAAGGAACTCTATGGCATTACCGTGCACCGCTTTTTGCTGCGTGAACGCCTCAGAAAGGCCAAGATGATGATCCAGTTCAGCGACCAGTCCATTAAGGCCATCGCCCATATGACGGGCTTCAAGAGTACGGCGCATTTTTCACGTAGCTTTAAAAAGCACTATGGCTATACGCCCAGCGAACTTCAGAAAAAGGCATTCGGGAAGGATAAGTGA
- a CDS encoding zinc-dependent metalloprotease, whose translation MKTYIPHILMAFFLLGLFCWAKAAPRPKDMTPVAVKRYLDGFLRTEFDGNRLYLQIPRSVLNDTILMVCHHDGYHHDYRQVVWTERHDKILLEAVRATSLTGVTIPIHDAPKAKHTTLAAFPNIRERSGPKTIFIDITELFLKVDLGWNLGTAIKDLSYIESTLNLDNETMVRTIHTTANGKANHTVGLDFSFYRLPRPMQPRLFDHRVGFFCEDKHSTISYRLHNPRAAITRWRLEKKYPNQDISVPIAPITFTLSKDIPKKWRPYVRAGILAWLPPFEAAGFKDAIEVNDSFEGDSGLLESSVNHAMVRWRKLEGVRGFEDGGGSTVSSIIDLRSGEILKSDIIINSSLQHLADKYFIRCAPLDERAQQYPFPDDLMGELIQSVVSHETGHALGLMDANYGEHAYLLEKLRDLDWLERMGHTPSIMSYARHNNLPQPEDGIPPSLLVQRTGPIDTYNIRWGYTPFHNTDFREEQHFLEQIVREQDTVAWYRYTKGGFETIGPGFTNEVVESDDPIGSTALALKNMERTLDILSEINKKEKDFALAERLYDKLLELWRLHLVRVMSMVGGYTVQYKSPSQEGNMYWPIPYAEQIEALDFLLEQALSPPEWLAAPNVLKRKRYSTHPDHILEMQARLLYELLRSERLKRLEHLENYGTYDGIAERVMERLQTALFESFFEDSEGTYTRTMALQEIYIQRLLQNLEQGPSSIQAEKNRSVHSARSKALFMAQLIGLRQQISDNMDRFQTEAAQGHAMRMLKLMKDL comes from the coding sequence ATGAAAACCTATATTCCCCATATATTGATGGCCTTTTTTCTTTTGGGGCTCTTTTGCTGGGCCAAGGCAGCTCCAAGACCCAAGGACATGACCCCTGTGGCCGTAAAGCGCTACCTGGATGGATTTTTAAGAACGGAGTTTGACGGCAACAGGCTTTATCTGCAAATCCCCCGTTCGGTTTTGAACGATACCATACTGATGGTCTGCCACCACGATGGCTACCACCACGATTACAGACAGGTGGTCTGGACGGAACGGCACGACAAAATACTTCTGGAAGCGGTCAGGGCGACCTCGCTGACGGGCGTCACCATCCCCATTCACGACGCCCCGAAGGCCAAGCACACGACCCTGGCCGCATTTCCAAACATCAGGGAACGTAGTGGCCCTAAGACCATATTTATCGATATCACCGAACTGTTCTTGAAAGTGGACCTGGGCTGGAACCTGGGTACGGCCATAAAAGACCTATCGTATATCGAAAGTACGCTCAATCTGGACAACGAGACCATGGTCAGGACCATCCACACCACTGCCAATGGCAAGGCCAACCATACCGTTGGATTGGACTTTAGCTTTTATCGGTTGCCCAGGCCCATGCAGCCCAGACTCTTTGACCATCGCGTGGGTTTCTTCTGTGAGGACAAGCATAGCACCATTAGTTACAGATTGCATAATCCACGGGCAGCCATTACAAGATGGCGGCTGGAAAAGAAATATCCCAACCAGGACATCAGCGTCCCCATAGCCCCCATCACCTTTACCCTGTCCAAGGACATCCCCAAAAAATGGCGGCCCTATGTCAGGGCGGGCATCCTCGCTTGGCTACCACCCTTCGAAGCCGCAGGCTTTAAGGATGCCATAGAGGTCAACGATTCCTTTGAAGGGGACAGCGGCCTATTGGAGAGCAGCGTGAACCATGCCATGGTACGCTGGAGAAAGCTCGAAGGGGTCAGGGGGTTCGAGGATGGCGGGGGCTCTACCGTATCGTCCATTATCGACCTGCGTTCCGGGGAGATCCTAAAATCCGACATCATCATCAACTCCTCACTACAGCACTTGGCGGACAAGTATTTTATCCGGTGCGCGCCCTTGGACGAACGTGCCCAGCAGTATCCTTTTCCCGATGACCTTATGGGCGAACTCATCCAGTCCGTGGTCTCCCATGAAACGGGACATGCCCTGGGGCTGATGGATGCGAATTATGGGGAACATGCCTACCTGCTTGAAAAGCTTCGCGACCTTGACTGGTTGGAGCGCATGGGGCATACCCCGAGCATCATGAGCTATGCTCGCCACAATAACCTGCCACAGCCAGAAGACGGCATTCCGCCGTCCCTATTAGTGCAGAGGACCGGGCCTATAGACACCTATAATATCCGTTGGGGCTATACCCCGTTCCATAATACCGACTTTAGGGAGGAGCAACATTTTCTGGAACAGATCGTGCGCGAACAGGATACCGTGGCCTGGTACCGCTATACCAAGGGCGGGTTCGAGACCATCGGCCCCGGTTTCACCAATGAGGTCGTGGAGAGCGACGACCCTATTGGGAGCACGGCATTGGCACTGAAAAACATGGAGCGTACCTTGGATATTTTATCAGAAATCAACAAAAAGGAAAAGGACTTCGCCCTGGCCGAAAGGCTCTACGACAAGCTCCTCGAACTATGGCGGTTGCATTTGGTCAGGGTCATGTCCATGGTCGGGGGCTATACCGTACAGTATAAGTCCCCATCCCAAGAGGGCAATATGTATTGGCCAATACCCTACGCTGAGCAAATAGAGGCCCTGGACTTCCTTTTGGAACAGGCCCTTTCCCCACCAGAGTGGCTGGCCGCTCCTAATGTCTTAAAAAGGAAACGCTATTCCACCCATCCAGATCACATTTTGGAAATGCAGGCCCGGTTGCTCTATGAACTGCTCCGCTCTGAAAGGTTGAAGCGTCTGGAGCACTTGGAAAATTATGGAACTTACGATGGTATTGCCGAAAGAGTTATGGAGCGGCTGCAAACAGCTCTATTTGAAAGTTTCTTTGAGGATTCCGAAGGTACGTATACCAGGACCATGGCCTTACAGGAAATCTATATCCAGAGATTGCTACAGAACCTGGAACAGGGACCATCCTCCATTCAAGCAGAAAAAAACAGGTCTGTACATTCCGCCCGCTCCAAGGCGCTGTTCATGGCACAGCTGATCGGTCTCAGGCAACAGATATCGGACAACATGGACCGGTTCCAAACGGAAGCGGCACAGGGCCATGCCATGCGCATGCTGAAATTGATGAAGGACCTTTGA
- a CDS encoding RagB/SusD family nutrient uptake outer membrane protein, producing MIIFILATALWDCSEFVEVDPPKNTLVSETVFSNPATVESALTNIYLEMRDQSMASGRNGLSILMGLYADELDYFLSNTDYTEFHGNVLTPTNGIVTSWWGQAYNTIYAANDIIEGMDAPNGLTDEERDRFKGQALFVRAYMHSLLVGLFGDIPYIATTDYVANGSASRMHTVSVYGLIIEDLELAIDLMDSESPTEGRVVPSSDTAKALLARMALYAEDWELAESTASGLIADYVLEPDITKVFLKECPETLWQFRPNGISDMNTYEGTAFIINAIPGQAYALSDALLAAFELGDLRLEHWVGSHTSNDGLTTLFYPHKYKKTFSDEESTEHSIVFRLAEQYLIRAEARARLGDIPGASNDLNAIRQRAGLENTLADNQSALLLAILRERRLELFTEHGQRWYDLKRMGLANDVLAPVKPNWQPTDLLLPLPEDELENNQNLRPQNPGY from the coding sequence TTGATTATTTTCATTCTGGCCACGGCACTGTGGGACTGTTCGGAATTCGTGGAAGTGGATCCTCCCAAGAACACCTTGGTCTCGGAAACGGTATTCTCCAATCCCGCCACCGTGGAATCCGCACTGACCAACATCTATCTGGAAATGCGCGACCAGAGCATGGCCTCCGGCCGCAACGGGCTCAGTATCCTTATGGGCCTCTACGCCGACGAGCTGGACTATTTTCTGTCCAATACCGATTATACCGAATTCCATGGCAACGTGCTCACCCCAACCAATGGTATCGTGACCTCTTGGTGGGGACAGGCCTATAATACCATTTATGCCGCCAACGATATCATTGAGGGCATGGACGCCCCCAACGGTCTGACCGATGAAGAACGCGACCGATTCAAGGGGCAAGCACTGTTCGTACGGGCCTATATGCACAGCCTGCTCGTGGGGCTTTTTGGGGACATCCCCTATATCGCCACCACGGATTATGTGGCCAATGGTTCTGCATCTCGGATGCACACAGTTTCCGTTTATGGGCTTATCATTGAAGACCTAGAATTGGCCATCGACCTTATGGATTCCGAAAGCCCTACGGAAGGTCGGGTCGTGCCCAGTTCAGACACCGCCAAGGCCCTTTTGGCCAGAATGGCCCTGTATGCCGAGGATTGGGAACTGGCCGAATCGACCGCCAGCGGACTCATAGCCGACTATGTACTGGAACCCGATATCACCAAGGTCTTCCTAAAGGAATGCCCCGAGACGCTCTGGCAGTTCCGTCCCAACGGGATTTCGGATATGAACACCTATGAGGGCACTGCCTTTATCATCAATGCCATTCCTGGACAGGCCTATGCCCTGAGCGATGCCCTTTTGGCCGCCTTCGAACTGGGCGACCTAAGGCTGGAACATTGGGTGGGCAGCCACACCAGCAACGATGGGCTCACCACCCTCTTCTACCCCCACAAGTACAAAAAGACCTTCAGTGACGAGGAATCCACCGAGCACTCCATAGTCTTCAGGCTCGCCGAACAGTACCTCATTCGTGCGGAGGCCCGAGCCCGATTGGGCGATATTCCGGGGGCCAGCAACGACCTCAATGCCATCAGGCAACGCGCGGGGCTGGAAAACACCTTGGCCGACAACCAAAGCGCGCTCCTTTTGGCCATTCTCAGGGAACGCCGATTGGAACTCTTTACCGAGCACGGCCAGCGGTGGTACGACCTCAAACGGATGGGACTCGCCAATGATGTCCTGGCACCCGTCAAACCCAATTGGCAGCCAACGGACCTGCTGCTCCCCCTACCGGAGGACGAACTGGAGAACAACCAAAACCTGCGCCCACAGAACCCCGGGTATTGA
- a CDS encoding SusC/RagA family TonB-linked outer membrane protein, which produces MKNNPLFMGRYHLFHLFLVLMLSVSVHALDGLPIQQNEVSGVITDGLGMPLAGVAVTIQDTQKGTISDFNGSYSLLVHPDDKLVFSFLGYKPQTISVDGRSSINVKLEPGITDLGTVEINAGYYTVRDRERTGNIAKLEAKTIEKQPVNNPLSAMQGHLAGVNIVQSTGVPGGGFEINIRGQNFINGSTEPLYILDGVPMGSTSLETFWVSSGINGGNVTPLNAINPNDIESIEVLKDADATAIYGSRAANGVVLITTKKGKAGRMRFRANVSSSLGQVSNFVDLMDTQQYLKARREGIINDGRGDDLDNPSYDYLWPDLKTWEQDRHTDWQKELIGGTAYRNQAQLSVSGGSERTQFLASGSIQKETTVFPGDSNYKKAAFHNTLNHRSEDGRFSLNLSTLYTREHNKLPRTDLTGEAYSLEPNAPTLYDEDGQLNWEDNTWDNPLASLLEDYQAKINTLVANGSISYKILTNLEFRTNMGFNTYNLDSYRLLPHNARNPRFGFTPQSYSSITLNSSNRQSWIIEPQLHWNGDWKNLDIKILLGGTFQQQNSEQLVQRGRGFPNNSLLFNLSAANSLNIYEDSDSDYRYSALFGRINLNWKQRYILNLTGRRDGSSRFGPGRQFGNFGAVGIAWLFSEEPFLKNSAILSFGKLRGSYGTTGSDNIGDYQFLGTYSVTGDDYNGVSTLAPSGIANPLFGWEVNKKLEVGLELGLLKNRVSLNTSWYQNRSSNQLIGLPLAATTGFSQLTGNFDATVENTGMEIELRSQNIQGGHFSWNTTFNLTLPKNRLVAFPGLESSAFAEDYIIGRPLSIVHLYRSLGVDPQTGLYLFEDFNGDGNITSSEDQKHIDDFAPELYGGLGNTFSYKNLSLDLFFQFKKQRGYNHLRTYPAAGLRGNAPVALLDYWQQPGDTATIMKATAGLDRSHSASRSNLRRSSAAVSDASFVRLRNISLTYTLPKGIGEGLDLNVYLQGQNLWTLTDFNGPDPEQPSRIILPPLRQITLGLQLGF; this is translated from the coding sequence ATGAAAAATAATCCATTATTTATGGGCAGGTACCATCTGTTCCATCTTTTCCTTGTCCTGATGCTTTCCGTTTCCGTCCACGCCTTGGATGGGCTTCCAATACAACAGAACGAGGTTTCCGGTGTGATAACAGATGGCCTCGGTATGCCCTTGGCTGGGGTCGCCGTTACCATACAGGACACGCAAAAGGGCACAATTTCCGACTTCAACGGCTCCTACTCTCTATTGGTACACCCCGATGACAAACTGGTCTTTTCATTTCTCGGCTACAAACCCCAGACCATTTCCGTGGACGGCCGATCGTCCATAAACGTCAAATTGGAGCCGGGTATCACCGACCTGGGCACCGTAGAAATCAACGCGGGTTACTATACCGTAAGGGACAGGGAGCGCACGGGCAACATTGCGAAGCTGGAGGCCAAGACCATTGAAAAACAGCCCGTCAACAATCCCCTTTCCGCCATGCAGGGGCACCTGGCCGGGGTGAACATCGTACAGTCCACTGGCGTTCCCGGCGGCGGTTTCGAGATCAATATCCGCGGTCAGAACTTTATCAACGGAAGCACCGAACCGCTCTACATCCTAGACGGCGTACCCATGGGCAGTACCTCGTTGGAGACCTTCTGGGTCTCTTCGGGCATCAATGGTGGGAACGTGACCCCCCTCAATGCCATCAACCCCAACGACATTGAAAGTATCGAAGTTTTGAAGGATGCCGATGCCACCGCCATTTACGGATCACGTGCCGCCAACGGGGTCGTGCTCATCACCACCAAAAAGGGAAAGGCCGGCAGGATGCGGTTTCGGGCCAATGTGAGCAGTTCCCTTGGGCAGGTATCCAACTTTGTCGATCTGATGGATACCCAACAGTATCTCAAGGCACGCCGTGAGGGCATCATCAATGATGGTCGCGGCGATGACCTGGACAATCCTTCCTATGATTACCTCTGGCCCGACCTGAAAACCTGGGAACAGGACCGCCATACCGATTGGCAAAAGGAGCTGATCGGGGGCACGGCCTACCGCAACCAAGCACAGCTCTCCGTGTCCGGGGGAAGTGAGCGCACCCAGTTCCTGGCCAGCGGGAGCATCCAAAAGGAGACCACCGTGTTTCCCGGGGATTCCAATTACAAAAAGGCCGCTTTCCACAACACGCTGAACCACCGCTCCGAGGACGGCCGATTTTCCTTAAACCTCTCTACCCTTTATACCCGTGAGCACAACAAACTGCCGCGTACAGACCTGACCGGTGAGGCCTATAGCTTGGAGCCCAATGCCCCGACACTCTATGACGAGGACGGACAGCTCAATTGGGAGGACAATACCTGGGACAACCCCTTGGCCTCCCTATTGGAGGACTACCAGGCCAAAATCAATACCCTTGTGGCCAACGGCAGCATATCCTATAAAATATTAACGAACCTGGAATTCAGGACCAATATGGGCTTCAACACCTATAATCTGGATTCTTACAGGCTATTGCCCCACAATGCCCGTAACCCCCGATTTGGCTTTACCCCGCAGAGCTATTCCTCCATCACCCTGAATTCATCCAACCGCCAATCGTGGATAATTGAGCCCCAGCTCCATTGGAACGGCGATTGGAAAAACCTTGATATCAAAATCCTGTTGGGCGGCACCTTCCAACAGCAGAATTCCGAACAGCTCGTCCAAAGGGGAAGGGGCTTCCCCAACAACAGCCTACTGTTCAACCTATCGGCTGCGAACAGCCTCAATATATACGAGGATTCCGATAGCGACTACCGTTACAGTGCCCTGTTCGGGCGCATCAACCTCAATTGGAAGCAGCGTTATATCCTTAACCTGACGGGACGTCGCGATGGTTCCTCCCGATTTGGCCCCGGACGGCAGTTCGGTAACTTTGGGGCGGTGGGCATCGCATGGCTCTTTTCGGAAGAACCCTTTTTAAAGAACAGTGCCATACTCAGCTTCGGAAAACTGCGGGGCAGCTACGGCACCACGGGCAGCGACAATATTGGGGACTACCAATTCCTGGGCACCTACAGCGTAACAGGCGACGATTACAATGGGGTGTCCACCTTAGCGCCCTCGGGCATCGCCAACCCGCTGTTCGGATGGGAGGTCAACAAAAAACTGGAAGTGGGCCTTGAACTGGGCCTGCTTAAAAACAGGGTTTCACTAAATACCTCGTGGTACCAAAACCGATCCTCCAACCAGCTTATCGGACTGCCCCTGGCGGCCACCACGGGATTTTCCCAACTGACGGGCAATTTCGACGCCACCGTGGAGAACACCGGAATGGAAATCGAGCTGCGCAGCCAGAATATACAGGGCGGTCATTTTTCATGGAACACGACCTTCAACCTAACCCTACCCAAGAACCGATTGGTGGCCTTCCCCGGTTTGGAGTCATCCGCCTTTGCCGAGGACTATATCATCGGCAGGCCACTTTCCATCGTCCACCTGTACCGCTCCCTTGGTGTAGACCCCCAAACGGGTCTCTACCTGTTCGAGGACTTTAACGGCGATGGCAACATTACCAGTTCGGAAGACCAAAAGCACATCGATGATTTTGCCCCCGAACTCTACGGCGGGTTGGGCAACACCTTCTCCTATAAAAACCTGTCGTTGGACCTCTTCTTTCAGTTCAAAAAGCAACGGGGCTACAACCATCTGCGTACCTATCCCGCTGCCGGACTGCGAGGCAATGCCCCCGTAGCCCTATTGGACTATTGGCAGCAGCCCGGGGACACCGCCACCATCATGAAGGCCACGGCCGGACTGGACCGTAGCCATTCTGCCAGCCGCAGCAATCTGAGGCGCAGCAGTGCCGCGGTGTCCGATGCCTCCTTTGTCCGATTGCGGAACATATCCCTAACCTATACCCTGCCCAAAGGTATCGGCGAGGGACTCGACCTGAACGTTTACCTCCAGGGGCAGAACCTTTGGACACTGACCGATTTTAACGGGCCGGACCCCGAACAGCCCTCACGTATCATCCTGCCCCCACTCAGACAGATCACACTTGGACTGCAACTTGGCTTTTAA
- a CDS encoding DUF6520 family protein, giving the protein MKTKVLKGLLPALVMVLAIGLSFATVSSEVNQQGYYWDPITNQIEEVPGGVDCPPSGTEACLYEEQPVFADEDRTIPLYEKD; this is encoded by the coding sequence ATGAAAACGAAAGTATTGAAAGGGCTGTTGCCGGCCTTGGTGATGGTACTGGCCATTGGCCTGTCGTTCGCCACCGTATCAAGTGAAGTGAACCAGCAAGGGTACTATTGGGACCCCATTACTAATCAGATAGAGGAAGTGCCCGGTGGTGTAGACTGTCCACCTTCGGGAACAGAGGCCTGTCTCTATGAAGAGCAACCTGTGTTCGCTGATGAAGACCGAACCATACCTCTATACGAAAAGGATTAA